From Nitrospirota bacterium:
CATCGGGATGAGGCGGTGGGAGGCGGTACCTCAGGAGCTGACCCCCGAGGCGGTCGAGACGGGCCTGACGATCATCGGGCTGGTGGGGATGATGGACCCGCCGCGGGAGGAGGCGAAGGAGGCGGTCTCGTTGTGCAAGAGCGCGGGGATAAAGCCGGTCATGATCACGGGAGACCATCCGCTGACGGCCCGTGCCATAGCGCAGCGGCTGGGCATCCTGGAGCGTGAGGAGGGCAGATCGATCACGACGGGGCGGGAGCTGGAGAAGCTGCCGCTGGAGGAGTTCGAGGAGCGGGTGGAGCATATCCGGGTGTATGCGCGGGTAGCGCCCGAGCAGAAGCTGAAGATCATCCGGGCGCTGCAGGACAGGGGACAGTTCGTGGCGATGACGGGAGACGGGGTGAATGACGCTCCTGCGCTGAAGCGTGCGGATATCGGGATTGCCATGGGGATTACCGGCACCGATGTAGCGAAGCAGGCGGCCCATATGGTCCTTCTGGACGATAACTTCGCCACCATCGTCAAGGCCGTCAAGGAAGGCAGAAGAATCTTCGACGGGATCGCGAAGATGATCCGCTATATCCTCTCGACCAATTCGGGCGAGGTCATGCTCATCTTTTTCGCCCCCCTCTTCGGGCTGCCCCTGCCGCTCCTGCCGATCCATATGCTCTGGCTCAATCTCATTACCGACGGCCTGCCGAGCCTCGCCTTTGCCGCAGGACCTGCCGAACCGAATGTAATGGGCAGGCCGCCCCGGGACCCCAAGGCCGGGATCATCGATATGCGGATGCTGGTGAGCATTCTCTGGACCGGCTTCCTCCTGGCAGGCATCGGGATCGTGCTCCAGGCGGGTACGATGAACGGCGGCTTCCAGGGAAAGTGGCAGACCATGGTCTTCACCTTCATCTGCCTGGCCGAGCTCGGCGCCGCACTCGCCCTCACCTCGGAGCAGCAGTCGTTCTTCAGGATGCCTCCGGGGAAGATCAGGGCAATGCTGGGAGCGGTGCTCGTCACGTTTCTGCTCCAGATGGCGGTCATCTATGTGCCGTTCCTCAATCCCGTATTCAGGACGGTCCCGCTGTCCGGCCCGGAGCTGCTCCTGATCCTCGCCCTCTCCTCGGTGGTCTTCTTCGCCGTCGAGATCGAGAAGTGGATACGGCGGCGTACGGTCCCCTCCAGCCGGTTATGATAGAATAGTGGCTTATATCCATGAAATCATATGCAGTACTGAAAATCGCAGCGAGGAGGCGTTTATGGCTGACGTAGTGATGAAGACCGATTTCAACGATGTCAAACTGGTCAGGCGCGGCAAGGTGAGGGATGTCTACGAGGTGGACAACTATCTCCTCATCATCGCCACCGACAGGGTTTCGGCCTTCGATGTGGTGCTGCCCAACGGGATTCCCGATAAAGGGGCGATGCTGACCCGTATATCCCTCTATTGGTTCGATCAGATGAAGAGCGTTATCGAAAACCATATCGTTGCCACGGAGGTGAAGGACTATCCCGCGGTGCTCCATAAGTACGGGGCGGTGCTCGAAGGCAGGAGCATGCTGGTGAAGAAGGCGCAGCCCCTGCCGGTCGAGTGCATCGTCCGCGGCTATCTCTCGGGGTCGGGATGGAAAGAGTACAAGGAAAAGGGGACCGTCTGCGGGATCGCGCTCCCCGGCGGCCTCGTCGAATCGTCCCGGCTCGATGAGCCGATCTTTACGCCGAGCACGAAGGCGGAAGAGGGTCACGATATCAATATCAGCTTCGATGAGATGAAGAAGATCGTCGATCCCGCCCTTGCCGAACGGCTCAAGGAGGTGAGCCTCGCGGTGTACAAGAGGGGCAGGGAGATCGCGGAGAAGAAGGGAATCATCATCGCCGACACGAAGATGGAGTTCGGGCTCTACGAGAACAGGCTGATCCTGATCGATGAGCTCCTTACCCCCGACTCGTCGCGGTTCTGGTCGATCAAGGAGTACCGGCCCGGCAAGGGGCAGGACAGCTTCGACAAGCAGATCGTCCGCGATTATCTCCTCACCCTCGACTGGAACAAGACTTATCCAGGGCCGGTCCTTCCCGATGAGATCGTACAGAAGACCGCAGCCCGCTACCGAGAGATCGTGGAGATATTGACGAGATAGCGCGCAAGAGCTGAAACGATGAACGATTTCCAGAAACTCATCGATATCATGGCGGCGCTCCGTTCCGAGGACGGCTGCCCCTGGGACAGGGAGCAGACGCGGGAGTCACTGAAGCCTTTTCTGGTCGAGGAGACCTATGAGGTGATCGAGGCGATCGACGAGGGCGCCCCTTCGAAAATAAAGGAAGAGCTCGGCGACCTGCTCTTCCAGATCGTCTT
This genomic window contains:
- a CDS encoding phosphoribosylaminoimidazolesuccinocarboxamide synthase is translated as MADVVMKTDFNDVKLVRRGKVRDVYEVDNYLLIIATDRVSAFDVVLPNGIPDKGAMLTRISLYWFDQMKSVIENHIVATEVKDYPAVLHKYGAVLEGRSMLVKKAQPLPVECIVRGYLSGSGWKEYKEKGTVCGIALPGGLVESSRLDEPIFTPSTKAEEGHDINISFDEMKKIVDPALAERLKEVSLAVYKRGREIAEKKGIIIADTKMEFGLYENRLILIDELLTPDSSRFWSIKEYRPGKGQDSFDKQIVRDYLLTLDWNKTYPGPVLPDEIVQKTAARYREIVEILTR